TATTCATTTAAATCCTCTTCAGGAATCTATTCAACCTGAAGGAGACCTGGATGCTAGGGGATACACTGAATTAATTAGCAAAATCACTGATAGCGTTGATATTCCAGTTCTTGCAAAAGAAACAGGTTGCGGAATTTCAGCCGAATCAGCTAAACAATTAGTTGATGCAGGTGTTGATTTCATTGACATTGAAGGTGCCGGTGGAACAAGTTGGGCTGCTGTTGAGACTTACAGAGCTGAAGACAGGTACTTGGGAGAAATATTTTGGGATTGGGGTATCCCAACTGCAATTTCAACAGTTGAAGTTACTCAAAATGTTAATGTCCCAGTTATTTCCTCTGGAGGGATACGTACTGGTCTTGAAGCTGCTAAAGCTATTGCTCTTGGAGCTGATGCTGTTGGTATGGCATTGCCTTTCTTAAAAAATCATGCTTCACAAGAGGCTTTAAACACATTTATTGACAGATTTAATGATTCACTAAGGATTGCTATGTTTTTAGTTGGAGCAAATAATATTGAAGAATTGAAACAATCTCGTTTAGTCATTCGCGGAAAAACAAGGGAATGGTTAAATGAGAGAGGTATTAACACAAATAATTATTCAAGGAGATAAAACATGAGCGTTGAAGTAATCGCTATAGGGGGATATCAGGAAGTCGGAAAAAACATGACTGCTATCCGCATAGGTGAGGATGTCGTTATTTTTGATATGGGGATTCACCTAGACAGAATTAGTATGCATGAAGACACTGATATTGACAGAATGCATAGTTTAGATTTAATTGAAAGAGGAGTTATTCCTGATGATACATTAATGAAGGATGTTGATGGTAAAGTAAAGGGAATAGTTTTCTCTCACGGTCACTTAGACCACATTGGTGCTGTTGCTAAGCTTGCACACAGATATGATGCACCATTATTTGGAACACCATATACTGCTGCTTTAATTGAAAAACAAATTAAAGGGGAACGTAAATTTAAAGTTACAAATCCGATTAAGGTTTTAAACCCTGGAAGTAAAATTAAACTTTCAAAAGATATTACATTGGAATTTGTACAGTCTACACACAGTATTCCACA
This window of the Methanobrevibacter sp. V74 genome carries:
- the fni gene encoding type 2 isopentenyl-diphosphate Delta-isomerase, giving the protein MISDRKLEHLLICENYDVEFKDKTTGFEDIELIHNVLPEIDKQEIDLSTSVFGKKLDSPLFITAITGGHPAAKEVNKQLAIAAENNGIALGVGSQRAACEHPELADTYSVVRENAPDCLLVGNIGAPQLNLAQKAVEILDADILAIHLNPLQESIQPEGDLDARGYTELISKITDSVDIPVLAKETGCGISAESAKQLVDAGVDFIDIEGAGGTSWAAVETYRAEDRYLGEIFWDWGIPTAISTVEVTQNVNVPVISSGGIRTGLEAAKAIALGADAVGMALPFLKNHASQEALNTFIDRFNDSLRIAMFLVGANNIEELKQSRLVIRGKTREWLNERGINTNNYSRR